In Corythoichthys intestinalis isolate RoL2023-P3 chromosome 11, ASM3026506v1, whole genome shotgun sequence, a single genomic region encodes these proteins:
- the inppl1b gene encoding inositol polyphosphate phosphatase-like 1b isoform X2, with protein MATAAWYHRDISRVHAEDLLARAGRDGSFLVRDSESVPEAYALCLLFQRHVHTYRILPDGDGLLAVQTTQGVQVNCFRTLEDLVIGYQHPHKGLVTPLLYPVPRDADTGDESSDDEKTPQSSAPISSVTFTTPPAKPDTHALFLDKLQELNTSSTASDVIGLLNDYLFSELPLDIENVHKGATSLCHLKRTLSVACQGLNSEIDLTLSSLETLAKVFDHPNCSLSKANSQGPEMEMDALLCKISALVSLLSSLEKKVLMALQDAVTNHNLAVQPNPPPLDPTPNITAKNQGRRQMPVHSFQVKMLRYGRQTISVDVDAGVLLFDRKANSMDVERVSHDRVLQVVKYQSSHAKVRMVIDSHHNAPREMIFESTRKGDAFCQLIQLMKTKHSKLSEPDVISVFVGTWNMGGSPPPRSLQSWVTCCGLGHTPDESTALLPHDIYALGTQENPQGEREWAEHVKATLRSHTHIDFKQVAVQSLWNMRLAVFVKPEHERRINHVSTASVKTGLGNTLGNKGAVGVSFNFNGTSFGFVNCHLTSGSEKVLRRNQNFVDILRLLSLGDKHLGAFDISLRFTHLFWCGDLNYRLDLDVQDILKHVSKREFEELMCADQLTRERHKRKGFLYFKEEKISFPPTYRYERGSRDCYLWQKYKTSGVRVNVPSWCDRILWKSYPDTHLMCTAYGCTDDIFTSDHSPVFATFQVGVTNHFSSKADPGSGVERAWVELEGIEAIVKTASKEKFLIDFSSSCLEETRRSSENDSQSCDVPGFLKLGWSFKQLPKLLPHRSDMDYLQDQHLLLSVKSCDGFESYGECCVALRSLVGASEQFETFLSHRGEEIGSVRGRVRIHVPKDRRGSREKTYDWFRFEKDEKAPSKGHVCHASPRVQINRCLSAPPKPSPSSYTNPAYFILEDVSVVRGTEELLPQRRDPQVIWAGNEALQLPKISGRRVFNARRRSDFTEIEIPAVLPQYSSAPLQAPQPDSSYELFPAKKPSPISPPSSKSVSQRQESKYQPKNSILPDKNLRNLYMNQSAIMRQKTKRDLQERTDPLRKTKAPPVFQFTPIPAPLEHCRPTPWVAEQQQWRQPPGPLGDNSLTALQIAKSLSEVDFFPSKPSYPSLRSGYGNGPVLNTERRHSWENEVSVLQGAPETVCELLSALGLQKYTLGLSLNGWDDLDYFSGITEDDLRAAGVTNSSHRRRILENLPRNWN; from the exons ATTTCAACGCCACGTCCATACGTATCGCATCCTCCCAGATGGAGACGGCCTCCTCGCAGTCCAG ACCACACAGGGAGTGCAGGTCAATTGTTTCCGGACATTGGAAGACCTGGTTATTGGATACCAACACCCGCACAAAGGCTTGGTCACCCCTTTGCTATACCCGGTCCCCCGTGATGCTGACACGGGAGACGAAAGCTCAG ATGATGAGAAGACCCCCCAAAGTTCAGCCCCCATCAGCTCGGTTACTTTTACTACACCTCCAGCAAAACCAGACACTCATGCTTTATTCCTGGATAAATTGCAGGAACTCAACACGTCAAG TACTGCCAGTGACGTGATCGGACTGCTGAATGACTACCTCTTCAGCGAGCTGCCCCTGGACATTGAGAATGTGCACAAAGGGGCCACGTCCCTTTGCCACCTCAAGCGGACTTTAAGTGTCGCCTGCCAGGGCCTGAACAG CGAGATCGACTTGACTCTCTCCAGTCTGGAAACCCTGGCAAAGGTTTTCGACCACCCCAACTGCTCCTTGTCGAAAGCCAATTCGCAG GGTCCTGAAATGGAGATGGATGCCTTGCTGTGTAAGATTTCTGCATTGGTCAGTCTCCTTTCTTCTCTAGAGAAAAAG GTACTCATGGCTCTCCAAGACGCGGTAACCAATCACAATCTGGCAGTACAACCTAACCCACCTCCTCTCGACCCGACGCCCAACATTACTGCCAAGAACCAAGGACGTCGGCAGATGCCAGTGCATTCGTTTCAG GTGAAAATGCTACGCTACGGCAGGCAGACTATCTCTGTTGACGTGGATGCAGGCGTCCTTCTCTTTGACAGGAAGGCCAACTCGATGGACGTAGAGCGGGTCTCGCATGACAGAG TCCTTCAGGTTGTCAAGTACCAGAGTAGTCATGCCAAGGTACGCATGGTGATTGACAGCCACCATAATGCACCACGGGAGATGATATTTGAGAGCACACGG AAGGGTGATGCTTTCTGCCAACTCATCCAGCTGATGAAAACAAAGCATTCCAAGCTGAGCGAACCTGATGTCATCTCTGTTTTTGTGGGCACCtggaacatgg GAGGTTCCCCTCCGCCTCGCAGCCTTCAGTCGTGGGTGACCTGCTGCGGCTTGGGGCACACGCCCGACGAGTCCACGGCGTTGCTGCCTCATGACATCTATGCCTTGGGCACGCAGGAAAACCCTCAGGGCGAGAGGGAGTGGGCGGAGCATGTTAAAGCCACCCTGCGGAGCCACACCCACATTGACTTCAAACAG GTGGCAGTGCAGTCCCTCTGGAACATGCGCCTGGCTGTGTTTGTCAAACCAGAGCATGAGCGCCGAATAAACCACGTGAGCACCGCAAGCGTCAAGACTGGCCTGGGCAACACTCTAG gGAACAAAGGAGCGGTCGGTGTGTCATTCAACTTCAATGGAACATCTTTTGGCTTTGTTAACTGCCACCTGACCTCAGGAAGTGAGAAAGTTCTAAG GAGGAATCAGAACTTTGTGGACATCCTTCGGCTACTTTCATTAGGTGACAAGCACCTTGGCGCCTTCGACATCAGCTTGCGCTTCACTCACCTCTTCTGGTGCGGAGACCTCAACTACCGACTGGACCTGGACGTTCAG GACATTCTGAAGCATGTATCGAAAAGAGAGTTTGAGGAACTCATGTGTGCGGACCAGTTGACCCGAGAACGGCACAAGAGGAAAGGCTTTCTCTATTTTA AGGAAGAGAAGATTTCCTTTCCGCCAACCTACCGGTACGAAAGAGGATCGAGAGACTGCTACCTGTGGCAAAAGTACAAGACTTCAGGG gtGCGAGTCAATGTTCCCTCATGGTGTGACAGGATTTTGTGGAAGTCATACCCAGACACACACCTCATGTGCACAGCATATG GTTGCACAGATGACATTTTCACCAGTGACCACTCTCCTGTTTTCGCCACCTTCCAAGTTGGCGTGACGAATcattttagctccaaagcag ATCCAGGTTCCGGTGTGGAGAGGGCATGGGTTGAGCTAGAAGGCATCGAGGCCATTGTCAAAACAGCTAGCAAAGAAAAGTTCTTGATTGACTTTTCCTCATCTTGTCTAGAAG AAACTCGTCGCTCAAGTGAAAATGATTCTCAAAGCTGCGACGTTCCAGGCTTTCTCAAACTGGGCTGGTCCTTTAAACAGCTACCAAAG CTGCTTCCACATCGGTCTGACATGGATTACCTCCAAGATCAGCACCTGCTGTTATCTGTCAAGTCATGCGATGGTTTCGAGTCATACG GCGAGTGCTGTGTTGCTCTGCGCTCTCTTGTGGGCGCGTCTGAGCAGTTTGAGACCTTCCTGAGCCACCGAGGGGAGGAAATCGGATCCGTCAGAGGCCGGGTCCGCATTCACGTGCCCAAGGACCGACGAGGAAGTCGCGAGAAGACGTACG ATTGGTTCCGGTTTGAAAAAGATGAGAAAGCTCCCAGCAAGGGACACGTGTGTCACGCTTCTCCTCGAGTACAAATAAACag GTGTTTGTCAGCTCCTCCCAAGCCGAGCCCTAGCAGCTACACCAATCCGGCCTACTTCATCTTGGAGGACGTGTCGGTGGTCCGTGGTACGGAAGAGCTTCTGCCCCAGCGACGGGACCCTCAGGTGATCTGGGCCGGAAACGAAGCTCTGCAGCTCCCCAAGATCTCGGGACGGCGCGTCTTCAACGCCAGACGTCGCTCGGACTTCACCGAGATCGAAATTCCCGCCGTCCTTCCGCAGTACTCATCCGCTCCTCTTCAAGCGCCTCAACCCGACTCCTCTTATGAGCTTTTTCCAGCCAAGAAGCCTTCTCCCATTTCTCCACCTTCTAGCAAAAGTGTCTCGCAGCGTCAGGAGTCTAAATACCAGCCGAAAAACTCTATTTTACCAGATAAGAACCTGAGGAACCTGTACATGAATCAATCAGCAATTATGCGGCAAAAAACCAAGAGGGATCTGCAAGAGAGGACCGATCCTCTCAGGAAAACTAAGGCCCCGCCGGTTTTCCAATTCACCCCCATTCCTGCTCCTTTAGAACACTGCCGGCCCACCCCTTGGGTGGCAGAACAGCAGCAGTGGCGGCAGCCCCCTGGACCATTGGGAGACAACTCTCTCACTGCTCTACAGATTGCCAAATCACTCAGTGAGGTTGACTTCTTCCCTTCAAAACCGTCCTATCCCAGCTTGAGGTCAGGCTATGGGAACGGTCCTGTCTTGAACACGGAGCGGCGCCACAGCTGGGAGAATGAG GTATCTGTGCTCCAAGGTGCTCCAGAGACCGTTTGTGAGCTTCTCAGTGCACTAGGACTCCAAAAATACACCTTGGGGCTCAGTCTTAATGGCTGGGATGATCTGGATTACTTCAG TGGCATCACAGAAGATGATCTGCGCGCTGCGGGAGTTACCAACTCATCGCACCGTCGCAGGATTTTGGAGAACCTGCCTCGTAACTGGAACTAA
- the inppl1b gene encoding inositol polyphosphate phosphatase-like 1b isoform X1, with protein MATAAWYHRDISRVHAEDLLARAGRDGSFLVRDSESVPEAYALCLLFQRHVHTYRILPDGDGLLAVQTTQGVQVNCFRTLEDLVIGYQHPHKGLVTPLLYPVPRDADTGDESSDDEKTPQSSAPISSVTFTTPPAKPDTHALFLDKLQELNTSRNPAVFCSTASDVIGLLNDYLFSELPLDIENVHKGATSLCHLKRTLSVACQGLNSEIDLTLSSLETLAKVFDHPNCSLSKANSQGPEMEMDALLCKISALVSLLSSLEKKVLMALQDAVTNHNLAVQPNPPPLDPTPNITAKNQGRRQMPVHSFQVKMLRYGRQTISVDVDAGVLLFDRKANSMDVERVSHDRVLQVVKYQSSHAKVRMVIDSHHNAPREMIFESTRKGDAFCQLIQLMKTKHSKLSEPDVISVFVGTWNMGGSPPPRSLQSWVTCCGLGHTPDESTALLPHDIYALGTQENPQGEREWAEHVKATLRSHTHIDFKQVAVQSLWNMRLAVFVKPEHERRINHVSTASVKTGLGNTLGNKGAVGVSFNFNGTSFGFVNCHLTSGSEKVLRRNQNFVDILRLLSLGDKHLGAFDISLRFTHLFWCGDLNYRLDLDVQDILKHVSKREFEELMCADQLTRERHKRKGFLYFKEEKISFPPTYRYERGSRDCYLWQKYKTSGVRVNVPSWCDRILWKSYPDTHLMCTAYGCTDDIFTSDHSPVFATFQVGVTNHFSSKADPGSGVERAWVELEGIEAIVKTASKEKFLIDFSSSCLEETRRSSENDSQSCDVPGFLKLGWSFKQLPKLLPHRSDMDYLQDQHLLLSVKSCDGFESYGECCVALRSLVGASEQFETFLSHRGEEIGSVRGRVRIHVPKDRRGSREKTYDWFRFEKDEKAPSKGHVCHASPRVQINRCLSAPPKPSPSSYTNPAYFILEDVSVVRGTEELLPQRRDPQVIWAGNEALQLPKISGRRVFNARRRSDFTEIEIPAVLPQYSSAPLQAPQPDSSYELFPAKKPSPISPPSSKSVSQRQESKYQPKNSILPDKNLRNLYMNQSAIMRQKTKRDLQERTDPLRKTKAPPVFQFTPIPAPLEHCRPTPWVAEQQQWRQPPGPLGDNSLTALQIAKSLSEVDFFPSKPSYPSLRSGYGNGPVLNTERRHSWENEVSVLQGAPETVCELLSALGLQKYTLGLSLNGWDDLDYFSGITEDDLRAAGVTNSSHRRRILENLPRNWN; from the exons ATTTCAACGCCACGTCCATACGTATCGCATCCTCCCAGATGGAGACGGCCTCCTCGCAGTCCAG ACCACACAGGGAGTGCAGGTCAATTGTTTCCGGACATTGGAAGACCTGGTTATTGGATACCAACACCCGCACAAAGGCTTGGTCACCCCTTTGCTATACCCGGTCCCCCGTGATGCTGACACGGGAGACGAAAGCTCAG ATGATGAGAAGACCCCCCAAAGTTCAGCCCCCATCAGCTCGGTTACTTTTACTACACCTCCAGCAAAACCAGACACTCATGCTTTATTCCTGGATAAATTGCAGGAACTCAACACGTCAAG AAACCCTGCTGTCTTTTGCAGTACTGCCAGTGACGTGATCGGACTGCTGAATGACTACCTCTTCAGCGAGCTGCCCCTGGACATTGAGAATGTGCACAAAGGGGCCACGTCCCTTTGCCACCTCAAGCGGACTTTAAGTGTCGCCTGCCAGGGCCTGAACAG CGAGATCGACTTGACTCTCTCCAGTCTGGAAACCCTGGCAAAGGTTTTCGACCACCCCAACTGCTCCTTGTCGAAAGCCAATTCGCAG GGTCCTGAAATGGAGATGGATGCCTTGCTGTGTAAGATTTCTGCATTGGTCAGTCTCCTTTCTTCTCTAGAGAAAAAG GTACTCATGGCTCTCCAAGACGCGGTAACCAATCACAATCTGGCAGTACAACCTAACCCACCTCCTCTCGACCCGACGCCCAACATTACTGCCAAGAACCAAGGACGTCGGCAGATGCCAGTGCATTCGTTTCAG GTGAAAATGCTACGCTACGGCAGGCAGACTATCTCTGTTGACGTGGATGCAGGCGTCCTTCTCTTTGACAGGAAGGCCAACTCGATGGACGTAGAGCGGGTCTCGCATGACAGAG TCCTTCAGGTTGTCAAGTACCAGAGTAGTCATGCCAAGGTACGCATGGTGATTGACAGCCACCATAATGCACCACGGGAGATGATATTTGAGAGCACACGG AAGGGTGATGCTTTCTGCCAACTCATCCAGCTGATGAAAACAAAGCATTCCAAGCTGAGCGAACCTGATGTCATCTCTGTTTTTGTGGGCACCtggaacatgg GAGGTTCCCCTCCGCCTCGCAGCCTTCAGTCGTGGGTGACCTGCTGCGGCTTGGGGCACACGCCCGACGAGTCCACGGCGTTGCTGCCTCATGACATCTATGCCTTGGGCACGCAGGAAAACCCTCAGGGCGAGAGGGAGTGGGCGGAGCATGTTAAAGCCACCCTGCGGAGCCACACCCACATTGACTTCAAACAG GTGGCAGTGCAGTCCCTCTGGAACATGCGCCTGGCTGTGTTTGTCAAACCAGAGCATGAGCGCCGAATAAACCACGTGAGCACCGCAAGCGTCAAGACTGGCCTGGGCAACACTCTAG gGAACAAAGGAGCGGTCGGTGTGTCATTCAACTTCAATGGAACATCTTTTGGCTTTGTTAACTGCCACCTGACCTCAGGAAGTGAGAAAGTTCTAAG GAGGAATCAGAACTTTGTGGACATCCTTCGGCTACTTTCATTAGGTGACAAGCACCTTGGCGCCTTCGACATCAGCTTGCGCTTCACTCACCTCTTCTGGTGCGGAGACCTCAACTACCGACTGGACCTGGACGTTCAG GACATTCTGAAGCATGTATCGAAAAGAGAGTTTGAGGAACTCATGTGTGCGGACCAGTTGACCCGAGAACGGCACAAGAGGAAAGGCTTTCTCTATTTTA AGGAAGAGAAGATTTCCTTTCCGCCAACCTACCGGTACGAAAGAGGATCGAGAGACTGCTACCTGTGGCAAAAGTACAAGACTTCAGGG gtGCGAGTCAATGTTCCCTCATGGTGTGACAGGATTTTGTGGAAGTCATACCCAGACACACACCTCATGTGCACAGCATATG GTTGCACAGATGACATTTTCACCAGTGACCACTCTCCTGTTTTCGCCACCTTCCAAGTTGGCGTGACGAATcattttagctccaaagcag ATCCAGGTTCCGGTGTGGAGAGGGCATGGGTTGAGCTAGAAGGCATCGAGGCCATTGTCAAAACAGCTAGCAAAGAAAAGTTCTTGATTGACTTTTCCTCATCTTGTCTAGAAG AAACTCGTCGCTCAAGTGAAAATGATTCTCAAAGCTGCGACGTTCCAGGCTTTCTCAAACTGGGCTGGTCCTTTAAACAGCTACCAAAG CTGCTTCCACATCGGTCTGACATGGATTACCTCCAAGATCAGCACCTGCTGTTATCTGTCAAGTCATGCGATGGTTTCGAGTCATACG GCGAGTGCTGTGTTGCTCTGCGCTCTCTTGTGGGCGCGTCTGAGCAGTTTGAGACCTTCCTGAGCCACCGAGGGGAGGAAATCGGATCCGTCAGAGGCCGGGTCCGCATTCACGTGCCCAAGGACCGACGAGGAAGTCGCGAGAAGACGTACG ATTGGTTCCGGTTTGAAAAAGATGAGAAAGCTCCCAGCAAGGGACACGTGTGTCACGCTTCTCCTCGAGTACAAATAAACag GTGTTTGTCAGCTCCTCCCAAGCCGAGCCCTAGCAGCTACACCAATCCGGCCTACTTCATCTTGGAGGACGTGTCGGTGGTCCGTGGTACGGAAGAGCTTCTGCCCCAGCGACGGGACCCTCAGGTGATCTGGGCCGGAAACGAAGCTCTGCAGCTCCCCAAGATCTCGGGACGGCGCGTCTTCAACGCCAGACGTCGCTCGGACTTCACCGAGATCGAAATTCCCGCCGTCCTTCCGCAGTACTCATCCGCTCCTCTTCAAGCGCCTCAACCCGACTCCTCTTATGAGCTTTTTCCAGCCAAGAAGCCTTCTCCCATTTCTCCACCTTCTAGCAAAAGTGTCTCGCAGCGTCAGGAGTCTAAATACCAGCCGAAAAACTCTATTTTACCAGATAAGAACCTGAGGAACCTGTACATGAATCAATCAGCAATTATGCGGCAAAAAACCAAGAGGGATCTGCAAGAGAGGACCGATCCTCTCAGGAAAACTAAGGCCCCGCCGGTTTTCCAATTCACCCCCATTCCTGCTCCTTTAGAACACTGCCGGCCCACCCCTTGGGTGGCAGAACAGCAGCAGTGGCGGCAGCCCCCTGGACCATTGGGAGACAACTCTCTCACTGCTCTACAGATTGCCAAATCACTCAGTGAGGTTGACTTCTTCCCTTCAAAACCGTCCTATCCCAGCTTGAGGTCAGGCTATGGGAACGGTCCTGTCTTGAACACGGAGCGGCGCCACAGCTGGGAGAATGAG GTATCTGTGCTCCAAGGTGCTCCAGAGACCGTTTGTGAGCTTCTCAGTGCACTAGGACTCCAAAAATACACCTTGGGGCTCAGTCTTAATGGCTGGGATGATCTGGATTACTTCAG TGGCATCACAGAAGATGATCTGCGCGCTGCGGGAGTTACCAACTCATCGCACCGTCGCAGGATTTTGGAGAACCTGCCTCGTAACTGGAACTAA